The nucleotide window CACGCGTGAACCACGCGTGAAAGTGGGTGCGTTTCCTCGGGGCCCCTGGGACACGCCTGAAGCTGCGGCCACCCAGTGCCCACGGCGGCGACCCCCGGTTGCAATTCCACGCAATTTCATTGCGGAACAAAGACAAAGAGCTTTTTCAACCCGCACAAATTTGAAATCAAAACTCACATGTTAATACCATTTACAGCCACTGGGGGGCATCGTGTGACAGACCACGTGCTGGCGAGCCTGACTTCCGTGTTCTTATAGAGGCGTTTCTCTCTGACGTTGGACATGTGAAAATATCAGGAGCGTCAGTTATTGCTGTCTCGGTCCCGTCCTTCATCGAGACCTGTTTGTTTTCGTCTCCGGCAGAGACCGCGGCAGGTGTCTCGTTTACAAAATCCGGGATTTAGATTTCTGATGTAACGAGTTCAGGCAGATTCTAGTTAcagtttaacagcttctcccaggtCTTCTagtgctgcagacacacacactgacccctccaggagcaggactggacagccctgctttaaagacccctggagactctgcagacacacacacactgacccctccaggaccacgactggacagccctgctttaaagacccctggagattctgcagacacacacacacacacacacactgacccctccaggaccaggactggacagccctgctttaaagacccctggagattctgcagacacacacacactgacccctccaggaccaggactggacagccctgctttaaagacccctggagactgtgcagacacacacacactgacccctccagcaccaggactggacagccctgctttaaagacccctggagactctgcagacacacacacactgacccctccaggaccaggactggacagccctgctttaaagacccctggagactctgcagacacacacacactgacccctccagcaccaggactggacagccctgctttaaagacccctggagactctgcagacacacacacacacacactgacccctccaggaccaggactggacagccctctttaaagacccctggagactctgcagacacacacacactgacccctccagcaccaggactggacagccctgctttaaagacccctggagactctgcagacacacacacacacacactgacccctccaggaccaggactggacagccctctttaaagacccctggagactctgcagacacacacacactgacccctccaggaccaggactggacagccctgctttaaagacccctggagactctgcagacacacacacactgacccctccaggaccaggactggacagccctgctgtttCTGAAATGCCTGATCTATGATTGAGCCTGTTCTAAAAGTGAGTGAGTCTTATTCATGTGTTCCTTGTTATAGCGACTGTTTCTGTATTTGCTGTGCTGTGTCTCTCTGCAGAGTCCCAGTATGATGCCCTGGGCTGTCTTCGCTGGGATCTTCTTCAATGGAGGTGAGAGCTCAAGACATTTTTTGATAATTCCATTCTTTTTAGAGAGGTGAAAGTAAAAAGAACTACAGTAAATATTCAACATGCAGATAACAACCaacattttcttcatttaacGTCTAATGCCTGCGTTTAATCCTTATACCCGATTGAGGTGTCATTTTCCGTCTTTTTAGTTTCTAAACACTATGAACTGTGCTCCTGCCAAAATAGATCAGTATTTCTCACATAAATCGGTATTTGTTCTTATTGGAAATCCGGCAACTTTCTCAGTAAGGAAAAGTTTGATCACAGTAATATTAACATCCGGTACATGTTTGTTTCACTGTGTTGTGGAGCTTGGTGAAGATTGAATATCCTGTGTTCATCATGCAAAGAATGTGCTCAGGGCACAGTGCTGCTTCAATCTGTGACCAGATCTATTGATTACAGTCGGGGTGTCGTAGACCGATGCTCGCTGCGTCTGAGTTTCTCCTGCGTGTGTCTGTAAGGGTGCTGTCCTGCGTCTCTTTCTCGGTGTCGCTGGGAGGCAGTGGCTGATTGGGTAGAAAAACCTGTATCTTTGTGTGTCCGTGACGGCGCTGCTGTCTCCCTCAGTCTGCCCAGGTCCTGTCTCGGTGTCGGTGAGGTTTGGGGACTCTGTCTCTCTGCCCTGCGACGGATCAGCCTACAGGGGGACCCCAGAAGATCGGATCTACCTGAGGTGGAAGACTCCACAGCTCCTCGTCTATGAGTTGAGCAGAGGACACCTCTACACTGGCCCGGGGTTCGAGAACAGAGCTGAGGTGTCCCGAGAGAAGATCAGAGAAGGAAACTTCTCCCTGACTCTTCATCACCCTTCCTTCTCTGATGAAGATGTCTATGAGTGCGCGTTCAAGAAGGAAATCAACAACCTGATGATTTTGGGAAGCATCAGGCTGAATGTCACAGGTACAAACTGTATTTCTTTTGTCACAGGTGTCAGAAACACGATGAAAACACAAGGTGTGGAGATCCAGTTCTCCTCTTTCATCTTGTGAAGAATATTCTTGTGTGTCATGTTGCTGTACCCTGTGATCTAGCCTGACAACACAAACAGTAGAGATATTGACCAGTGTGTAAAGGTCTGTACAATCATGTCCTTACCCTTCTGTTTCTCTCAGCTCGATCAGAAGTCCTCACCCTGCTGTCCGGAGACAGTCTGACTCTCCCTCTCCACACTGCTGAGCCAGTGGAGGTGATGTTTGATCCTGGAGGATCTGCCCAGTCTCCCGCagtcttactgagcagcgcagggctccctggccccGGGTACGAGCAGAGAGTGTGGGTGCGGGACGGCTCTCTGACACTGCGCTCCCTCACACCAGCTGATCAGGGGagctacacagtgagggaccttcaGGGAAACACCATCAGCACTGCGATCGTCACTGTGGAGGGTGAGCAGGTCTACAGCAGGGGGACTAGAGGGGTCTCCACTCCTGACAGAGGGGGGTTCTTATATCGCTCTCTGTCCTGATTGTCTTCCAGCTCGCAGAGACAATGTCACCCTGAAGACtggagcctctctgtctgtccccctgttcactggagagccggtggaggtgctgtttgacccTGTAGGCTCAGGGgactggacctcagtgtgttctgtccagaacagcacagccagctgtgtcccccagtacagAGACAGAGTGTCAGTGGACAATCAGGAGCTCaggctgcaggagctgagggcgtCTGATCAGGGGagctacacagtgagggaccttcaGGGAAACACCATCAGCACTGCGATCGTCACTGTGGAGGGTGAGTGCAGGTCTCGGGGGTCCGCCCTGTGCACCGTCGTCGCCACAGACGCGACAGCGGTTTCCTCCCTGACATCACGGTGGATTACGGTGTTTGTGTGCGTGTGCCCCTCTTCGACAGAGCCCCTTGGTGGTGGAATCGCTGTCGTGTGCGGAGCGGCGGCGGGGGTCCTTCTGGTTGTCGTGGCTACGGTGGCCGTGGCGAGGAGGTGGACGCGGAGAGAGGCCGACACCAGGGGGCGCCGCTGGTGCAGGACGAGGCGCGTCCGCGGAGATTCGGCAGCCGAGAGCGCGGGACCTCTGGTGGCGACTAACGGTGCTGAACTGCCCGGCCCCcgccctgctctcctcctctgTAAGGAGCGGCTCATGACTGGATTCTGCAGGACGGTCCCTGGGTCTGTCCCCGCATGACGAGCGCCGGGATTCACACCCTGAAGACAGCCTGAGCAGGACTGTGAGCAGgggagccacacacacacaccctgaagaCAGCCTGAGCAGgggagccacacacacacaccctgaagaCAGCCTGAGCAGgggagccacacacacacaccctgaagaCAGCCTGAGCAGGACTGGGAGCAGgggagccacacacacacaccctgaagaCAGCCTGAGCAGGACTGTGAGCAGGGGAgccacatacacacaccctgaaGACAGCCTGAGCAGGACTGGGAGCAGgggagccacacacacacaccctgaagaCAGCCTGAGCAGGACTGGGAGCAGGGTaggtagacacacacacacaccctgaagaCAGCCTGAGCAGGACTGGGAGCAGgggagccacacacacacaccctgaagaCAGCCTGAGCAGGACTGGGAGCAGGGTaggtagacacacacacacaccctgaagaCAGCCTGAGCAGGCCtgggagcaggggacacacacacacacacacacacagcgggAGACCAGTATCATCACCGACGGGAACAGGACCAGCGACTTCCAGCTCGTCCCCCTCAGAGTGCTGGTGGGGGCTGCCTGGACTCTGCGAGCACCAGAACTAAATCATTTTATATCTGTTAACCTGCTTGATTTGAGAACTGATTgtagatttattttctgttataaaaataataataacgcCTCGCACGTCTAGAGCTCT belongs to Lepisosteus oculatus isolate fLepOcu1 chromosome 14, fLepOcu1.hap2, whole genome shotgun sequence and includes:
- the LOC107076046 gene encoding uncharacterized protein isoform X1; this translates as MMPWAVFAGIFFNGVCPGPVSVSVRFGDSVSLPCDGSAYRGTPEDRIYLRWKTPQLLVYELSRGHLYTGPGFENRAEVSREKIREGNFSLTLHHPSFSDEDVYECAFKKEINNLMILGSIRLNVTARSEVLTLLSGDSLTLPLHTAEPVEVMFDPGGSAQSPAVLLSSAGLPGPGYEQRVWVRDGSLTLRSLTPADQGSYTVRDLQGNTISTAIVTVEARRDNVTLKTGASLSVPLFTGEPVEVLFDPVGSGDWTSVCSVQNSTASCVPQYRDRVSVDNQELRLQELRASDQGSYTVRDLQGNTISTAIVTVEARRDNVTLQAGASLSVPLFTGEPVEVLFDPAGGGNWTSVCSVQSSTASCVPQYRDRVSVDNQELRLQELRASDQGSYTVRDLQGNNISTVIVTVEGSSPGARWPGGLQALLCVVLALGVGVLSWWRWRDRK
- the LOC107076046 gene encoding uncharacterized protein isoform X2, whose amino-acid sequence is MMPWAVFAGIFFNGVCPGPVSVSVRFGDSVSLPCDGSAYRGTPEDRIYLRWKTPQLLVYELSRGHLYTGPGFENRAEVSREKIREGNFSLTLHHPSFSDEDVYECAFKKEINNLMILGSIRLNVTARSEVLTLLSGDSLTLPLHTAEPVEVMFDPGGSAQSPAVLLSSAGLPGPGYEQRVWVRDGSLTLRSLTPADQGSYTVRDLQGNTISTAIVTVEARRDNVTLKTGASLSVPLFTGEPVEVLFDPVGSGDWTSVCSVQNSTASCVPQYRDRVSVDNQELRLQELRASDQGSYTVRDLQGNTISTAIVTVEEPLGGGIAVVCGAAAGVLLVVVATVAVARRWTRREADTRGRRWCRTRRVRGDSAAESAGPLVATNGAELPGPRPALLLCKERLMTGFCRTVPGSVPA